The proteins below are encoded in one region of Lepisosteus oculatus isolate fLepOcu1 chromosome 10, fLepOcu1.hap2, whole genome shotgun sequence:
- the ccn4b gene encoding cellular communication network factor 4b yields MRWLLRWILISASIHQAYFQNSTSMPPAHTATESYSRTQFCKWPCKCPKIPPRCPLGVSLVMDGCDCCKTCARQVGETCNEADICDYHKGLYCDYSADKPRYEKGVCAYVVGVGCEHDGVIYRNGQSFQPSCKYKCLCVNGAIGCVSLCDSQPPRVWCQSPRRVKVPGKCCEQWICDEESKKVRKTAPRHTTEVDQAENEVWHKNCVTQTTSWSACSKTCGRGLSMRISNANDQCEMVKETRLCNLRPCEVDITKHIKPGKKCLSVYREENPSNFTISGCVSKMPYRPKYCGVCTDNRCCIPYKSKTIEVQFECPNGSVFSWQMMWINACFCNLSCKNPNDIFADLERYYDYSEIVN; encoded by the exons GCGTATTTTCAGAATTCCACCAGCATGCCTCCAGCGCACACAGCGACGGAGTCGTATAGCAGGACTCAGTTCTGCAAATGGCCCTGTAAATGTCCCAAAATCCCTCCACGCTGCCCCCTGGGGGTCAGCCTGGTTATGGATGGCTGTGACTGCTGTAAGACCTGTGCCAGACAGGTGGGGGAGACCTGCAATGAGGCGGACATCTGTGACTACCACAAGGGACTCTACTGTGACTACAGCGCGGACAAGCCTAGGTACGAAAAAGGCGTGTGTGCAT ATGTGGTCGGAGTTGGATGTGAGCACGATGGGGTGATTTACCGCAACGGACAGAGCTTCCAGCCCAGCTGCAAGTACAAGTGTCTCTGTGTCAACGGGGCCATCGgctgtgtgtccctgtgtgactCCCAGCCGCCCCGTGTCTGGTGCCAGTCCCCTCGGAGAGTCAAGGTGCCTGGAAAATGCTGTGAGCAGTGGATCTGTGACGAAGAGTCCAAGAAGGTCCGCAAAACAGCACCCAGGCACACCACTGAAG TTGACCAAGCCGAAAATGAAGTCTGGCATAAAAACTGTGTGACCCAGACAACTTCTTGGAGTGCCTGCTCTAAAACCTGCGGACGAGGGCTGTCGATGAGAATTTCAAATGCCAACGATCAGTGCGAGATGGTTAAAGAGACGCGTCTTTGCAACCTTAGGCCGTGTGAAGTTGACATAACCAAGCACATCAAG CCTGGAAAGAAGTGCCTGTCAGTGTACAGGGAAGAGAACCCCAGCAATTTCACAATTTCAGGCTGTGTCAGTAAGATGCCCTACAGGCCTAAGTACTGTGGGGTCTGTACAGACAATCGCTGCTGCATTCCATACAAATCCAAGACCATTGAAGTGCAGTTTGAGTGTCCCAATGGTTCTGTATTTTCTTGGCAAATGATGTGGATCAATGCCTGCTTTTGCAACCTGAGTTGTAAGAATCCCAATGACATCTTCGCAGACCTGGAGCGCTATTACGATTATTCCGAAATCGTGAACTAA
- the LOC102683397 gene encoding protein NDRG1-A isoform X1 encodes MKKIKKALVMRRLARIIPAMTEEQQDTHLTETKPLVDRELPGLREAIQEFVTKEHDIDTPHGPIHVTMQGVPKGNRPVILTFHDIGLNHKTCFNSLFNFEDMLEITQHFAVCHVDAPGQQEGASSLPTGYNYPSMDQLSEMLPVVLKHLGLKSIIGMAIGAGAYILAKFALNHPDLVEGLVLINVNPCAEGWMDWAAHKISGWAHALPDMVITHLFGKEEIHNNQDLIQAYRQHIANDVNQHNLQHFVKSYNSRRDLEIERPVAGGNVNVKTLKCPALLVVGDSSPAVDAVVECNSKLDPTKTTLLKMADCGGLPQVDQPGKLTEAFKYFIQGMGYMPSASMTRLVRSRTASGSSVTSFDGNRSRSHTGEGSRSRSHTGEGNRGRSHTDTQVDSNSVDQAGPKSTEVSC; translated from the exons atgaagaaaattaaaaag GCACTCGTGATGCGTCGACTAGCAAG GATCATCCCAGCAATGACGGAGGAACAGCAGGATACTCACCTCACTGAAACAAAGCCCCTTGTGGACCGCGAACtgcct GGGCTACGAGAGGCGATTCAGGAGTTTGTGACCAAG GAACATGACATTGACACACCACACGGTCCCATCCATGTCACCATGCAAGGAGTCCCAAAAGGCAACAGGCCTGTCATCCTGACGTTTCATGACATTGGCCTGAACC ATAAGACGTGTTTCAACTCGCTCTTCAACTTTGAGGACATGCTGGAGATCACCCAGCACTTTGCAGTCTGCCATGTGGATGCTCCTGGACAGCAAGAGGGGGCCTCATCCCTTCCCACAGG GTACAACTATCCCTCTATGGACCAGCTCTCTGAAATGCttccagtggttctcaaacacTTAGG TCTGAAGAGCATCATTGGAATGGCCATTGGGGCTGGTGCATACATCCTGGCAAAATTTGCG CTGAACCATCCTGATTTGGTAGAGGGGCTGGTGCTGATCAACGTTAATCCTTGTGCAGAAGGATGGATGGACTGGGCTGCTCACAAG ATTTCTGGATGGGCTCACGCTTTGCCAGACATGGTCATCACTCACCTGTTTGGGAAG GAAGAAATCCATAACAACCAGGACCTGATCCAAGCATATCGTCAGCATATCGCCAATGACGTCAACCAGCACAATCTACAGCACTTTGTAAAATCCTACAACag CCGACGAGATCTGGAAATTGAACGACCAGTTGCTGGTGGAAATGTCAATGTGAAAACCTTAAA GTGCCCTGCACTTCTGGTAGTAGGAGACAGTTCACCTGCTGTTGATGCAGTG gtgGAATGCAATTCAAAGCTGGACCCGACAAAGACTACACTTCTCAAG ATGGCAGACTGTGGAGGCCTACCTCAGGTTGATCAG CCCGGAAAGCTTACAGAAGCCTTCAAATACTTCATCCAAGGCATGGGTTACA TGCCCTCAGCCAGCATGACGAGACTGGTGCGGTCCCGCACGGCCTCGGGCTCCAGCGTGACCTCCTTCGACGGGAACAGGAGCCGCTCCCACACgggggagggcagcaggagccGGTCCCACACCGGGGAGGGGAACCGCGGCCGCTCGCACACGGACACCCAGGTCGACTCCAACTCTGTGGACCAGGCCGGGCCCAAGTCCACCGAAGTGTCCTGTTAG
- the LOC102683397 gene encoding protein NDRG1-A isoform X3, which produces MVLEDEDSVFEIDIAEHDIDTPHGPIHVTMQGVPKGNRPVILTFHDIGLNHKTCFNSLFNFEDMLEITQHFAVCHVDAPGQQEGASSLPTGYNYPSMDQLSEMLPVVLKHLGLKSIIGMAIGAGAYILAKFALNHPDLVEGLVLINVNPCAEGWMDWAAHKISGWAHALPDMVITHLFGKEEIHNNQDLIQAYRQHIANDVNQHNLQHFVKSYNSRRDLEIERPVAGGNVNVKTLKCPALLVVGDSSPAVDAVVECNSKLDPTKTTLLKMADCGGLPQVDQPGKLTEAFKYFIQGMGYMPSASMTRLVRSRTASGSSVTSFDGNRSRSHTGEGSRSRSHTGEGNRGRSHTDTQVDSNSVDQAGPKSTEVSC; this is translated from the exons ATGGTTTTGGAAGATGAAGACTCTGTGTTTGAGATTGATATTGCT GAACATGACATTGACACACCACACGGTCCCATCCATGTCACCATGCAAGGAGTCCCAAAAGGCAACAGGCCTGTCATCCTGACGTTTCATGACATTGGCCTGAACC ATAAGACGTGTTTCAACTCGCTCTTCAACTTTGAGGACATGCTGGAGATCACCCAGCACTTTGCAGTCTGCCATGTGGATGCTCCTGGACAGCAAGAGGGGGCCTCATCCCTTCCCACAGG GTACAACTATCCCTCTATGGACCAGCTCTCTGAAATGCttccagtggttctcaaacacTTAGG TCTGAAGAGCATCATTGGAATGGCCATTGGGGCTGGTGCATACATCCTGGCAAAATTTGCG CTGAACCATCCTGATTTGGTAGAGGGGCTGGTGCTGATCAACGTTAATCCTTGTGCAGAAGGATGGATGGACTGGGCTGCTCACAAG ATTTCTGGATGGGCTCACGCTTTGCCAGACATGGTCATCACTCACCTGTTTGGGAAG GAAGAAATCCATAACAACCAGGACCTGATCCAAGCATATCGTCAGCATATCGCCAATGACGTCAACCAGCACAATCTACAGCACTTTGTAAAATCCTACAACag CCGACGAGATCTGGAAATTGAACGACCAGTTGCTGGTGGAAATGTCAATGTGAAAACCTTAAA GTGCCCTGCACTTCTGGTAGTAGGAGACAGTTCACCTGCTGTTGATGCAGTG gtgGAATGCAATTCAAAGCTGGACCCGACAAAGACTACACTTCTCAAG ATGGCAGACTGTGGAGGCCTACCTCAGGTTGATCAG CCCGGAAAGCTTACAGAAGCCTTCAAATACTTCATCCAAGGCATGGGTTACA TGCCCTCAGCCAGCATGACGAGACTGGTGCGGTCCCGCACGGCCTCGGGCTCCAGCGTGACCTCCTTCGACGGGAACAGGAGCCGCTCCCACACgggggagggcagcaggagccGGTCCCACACCGGGGAGGGGAACCGCGGCCGCTCGCACACGGACACCCAGGTCGACTCCAACTCTGTGGACCAGGCCGGGCCCAAGTCCACCGAAGTGTCCTGTTAG
- the LOC102683397 gene encoding protein NDRG1-A isoform X2, with product MTEEQQDTHLTETKPLVDRELPGLREAIQEFVTKEHDIDTPHGPIHVTMQGVPKGNRPVILTFHDIGLNHKTCFNSLFNFEDMLEITQHFAVCHVDAPGQQEGASSLPTGYNYPSMDQLSEMLPVVLKHLGLKSIIGMAIGAGAYILAKFALNHPDLVEGLVLINVNPCAEGWMDWAAHKISGWAHALPDMVITHLFGKEEIHNNQDLIQAYRQHIANDVNQHNLQHFVKSYNSRRDLEIERPVAGGNVNVKTLKCPALLVVGDSSPAVDAVVECNSKLDPTKTTLLKMADCGGLPQVDQPGKLTEAFKYFIQGMGYMPSASMTRLVRSRTASGSSVTSFDGNRSRSHTGEGSRSRSHTGEGNRGRSHTDTQVDSNSVDQAGPKSTEVSC from the exons ATGACGGAGGAACAGCAGGATACTCACCTCACTGAAACAAAGCCCCTTGTGGACCGCGAACtgcct GGGCTACGAGAGGCGATTCAGGAGTTTGTGACCAAG GAACATGACATTGACACACCACACGGTCCCATCCATGTCACCATGCAAGGAGTCCCAAAAGGCAACAGGCCTGTCATCCTGACGTTTCATGACATTGGCCTGAACC ATAAGACGTGTTTCAACTCGCTCTTCAACTTTGAGGACATGCTGGAGATCACCCAGCACTTTGCAGTCTGCCATGTGGATGCTCCTGGACAGCAAGAGGGGGCCTCATCCCTTCCCACAGG GTACAACTATCCCTCTATGGACCAGCTCTCTGAAATGCttccagtggttctcaaacacTTAGG TCTGAAGAGCATCATTGGAATGGCCATTGGGGCTGGTGCATACATCCTGGCAAAATTTGCG CTGAACCATCCTGATTTGGTAGAGGGGCTGGTGCTGATCAACGTTAATCCTTGTGCAGAAGGATGGATGGACTGGGCTGCTCACAAG ATTTCTGGATGGGCTCACGCTTTGCCAGACATGGTCATCACTCACCTGTTTGGGAAG GAAGAAATCCATAACAACCAGGACCTGATCCAAGCATATCGTCAGCATATCGCCAATGACGTCAACCAGCACAATCTACAGCACTTTGTAAAATCCTACAACag CCGACGAGATCTGGAAATTGAACGACCAGTTGCTGGTGGAAATGTCAATGTGAAAACCTTAAA GTGCCCTGCACTTCTGGTAGTAGGAGACAGTTCACCTGCTGTTGATGCAGTG gtgGAATGCAATTCAAAGCTGGACCCGACAAAGACTACACTTCTCAAG ATGGCAGACTGTGGAGGCCTACCTCAGGTTGATCAG CCCGGAAAGCTTACAGAAGCCTTCAAATACTTCATCCAAGGCATGGGTTACA TGCCCTCAGCCAGCATGACGAGACTGGTGCGGTCCCGCACGGCCTCGGGCTCCAGCGTGACCTCCTTCGACGGGAACAGGAGCCGCTCCCACACgggggagggcagcaggagccGGTCCCACACCGGGGAGGGGAACCGCGGCCGCTCGCACACGGACACCCAGGTCGACTCCAACTCTGTGGACCAGGCCGGGCCCAAGTCCACCGAAGTGTCCTGTTAG